In the Arachis ipaensis cultivar K30076 chromosome B10, Araip1.1, whole genome shotgun sequence genome, one interval contains:
- the LOC107619874 gene encoding amino acid transporter ANTL1: MGLQKKNRTKSSSSSAPNEDTPLLGGHYQPLSSKTKTFANIFIAIVGAGVLGLPYCFKKTGWILGLIMLFTVGFFTHYCMILLVQTRRKLESSFSHTISRGSSKINSFGDLGYAIWGPSGKSFVDLMIVLSQFSFCVGYLIFVSTTLAYLSKYDSILGLTPKVLIHWACFPFQLALNAIPTLTHLAPLSIFADIVDFAAKSVVMIEDVFICFENRPNLKAFGGFPMFFYGIGVAVYAFEGIGMVLPLESEAKDKEKFGDVLGLAMMLISILYGSFGALGYFAFGDETQEIITTNFGQGLISDLVQFCLCINLFFTFPLMMNPVYEVIEGRFCDSRYCLWMRWLMVLGVSLVAIFVPNFTDFLSLVGSSVCVILSFVMPALFHLVVFKEELGLKCVVRDGLIMFFGFVIAVSGTWYSLLEIFENDV; encoded by the coding sequence ATGGGGCTTCAAAAGAAGAATCGTACAAAgtcttcatcatcatcagcaCCAAATGAAGATACTCCTCTATTGGGTGGCCATTATCAACCACTTTCCTCCAAAACCAAAACCTTTGCAAATATTTTCATAGCCATTGTTGGTGCAGGTGTTCTTGGCCTTCCTTATTGTTTCAAAAAAACCGGTTGGATATTAGGGCTAATTATGCTTTTTACCGTGGGCTTTTTCACACATTATTGCATGATACTCCTCGTCCAAACGCGACGCAAGCTCGAATCATCTTTTTCCCACACTATCTCCAGAGGATCTTCGAAAATCAATTCATTTGGTGACTTAGGTTATGCTATATGGGGACCCTCTGGCAAATCGTTTGTGGATTTGATGATTGTGCTTTCGCAATTCAGTTTCTGTGTTGGTTATCTTATTTTCGTATCGACCACTCTCGCCTACCTCTCAAAATATGATTCAATTCTTGGTTTGACGCCCAAGGTGTTGATCCATTGGGCTTGTTTCCCATTTCAGCTTGCCCTAAATGCGATTCCAACCCTAACCCATTTGGCTCCTTTGAGCATTTTCGCAGATATTGTTGATTTCGCGGCGAAAAGTGTTGTAATGATTGAGGATGTCTTCATATGCTTTGAGAATAGGCCTAATTTGAAGGCCTTTGGTGGATTCCCTATGTTCTTCTACGGTATTGGTGTCGCGGTTTATGCTTTTGAAGGAATAGGGATGGTTTTACCATTGGAATCTGAGGCCAAAGATAAGGAAAAGTTTGGTGATGTTTTGGGTTTGGCAATGATGTTAATTTCCATATTATATGGTTCATTTGGTGCATTAGGTTACTTTGCTTTTGGTGATGAGACACAAGAGATTATAACTACAAATTTTGGGCAAGGGCTAATTAGTGATTTGGTGCAATTTTGTCTTTGCATAAATTTGTTCTTCACTTTTCCATTGATGATGAATCCTGTTTATGAGGTTATTGAGGGTAGGTTTTGTGATTCTAGGTATTGTTTGTGGATGAGGTGGTTGATGGTGTTAGGGGTAAGTTTGGTAGCAATTTTTGTACCTAATTTTACAGATTTTCTATCTCTTGTTGGGAGTAGTGTTTGTGTTATTCTTAGTTTTGTGATGCCTGCTTTGTTTCACTTAGTTGTGTTTAAAGAGGAATTAGGTTTGAAGTGTGTGGTAAGAGATGGGTTAATTATGTTTTTTGGATTTGTTATTGCTGTTTCAGGAACATGGTATTCTCTATTAGAGATTTTTGAGAATGATGTTTGA